AGAACAGAACTCTCCAGGTCCGCCGATTCTGCTGCACTCGCGGGAGCCTGGGCGTTGTATGACGCTCGCGTCAACGGGGACCACGATGGCGTCAGCCAGGTAAAGTCTTCGGCAGACCTAATCAGCTCAGCCAATCACATCGGACAAGTCCAGGCTCATGTTGGCTCAGTCGATCACGCAGTCGAGATTGGGTCTTACGATCATGCGACTCTAGTCTTTGAGCCAATGAATGATTGGGCGTCGGCCAACGCGGTCCGCGTGAATCTCCATCTGACAAACTCGGCTCATGGCGAACTTCCGTTGCAGCTGGCTGGATTGACTGGACGAAAATCGCAATCTCTTCGTCAAAGCGTGACTGCAGCATTCCAACACAATATCAGCGGGTTCAAGCGTCCACCGAACAATGGAACCAAGATTGACATCTTGCCCATTGCTCTGGATGAGGAAACTTGGCAACTGGTCAGTGACAAACAAACTTCTGACGACTTGATGTACTTCAACGGATCGGTCGTGGAAGGAAGCGACGGCTTCCACGAATGCTCACTCTATCCAACGGGAACCGGTGCTCCTGGTAATCGTGGCACGGTCGACATTGGTTCATCCAACAACAGCACCAGCGATCTTCGCCGCCAGATTCTCTATGGAATCTCGCAAGATGATTTTGATGCTTTGGGACGTGAATTGGTCTTTGATGAACACGGCGAACTGTCCTTGAACGGCGACACGGGAATCAGTGCGGGAATCAAAGCCGAACTCAGCTCCATCATCGGTGAGAAAAGGATCATTCCGATCTTCCGCAAGGTGCATGGCAACGGCAACAACGCCAATTACACGATCGTGCGGTGGGAAGGGGTGAGAATACTCAGCGTGAAGCTAACCGGCCCGATGAAGAAGAAGCACCTAACGATCCAGCCCACCCCGATGATTGCGAGAGGATGCGAATTCGACTTCGCAGGCAATGTCCACAGCGAGTTTTTGTACTCTCCTGCAATGTTGGTGGACTGATCTCATGAAACGTTCATTGAAAGGAAGACCTGCCAGCCGGCGACCCGCCGAGTCTAGATTCTCTTGGGAACGAAGGTCTCGCAAGAAGACGGAATGCAATGCCAGCACATCTCGACGATCGTCTTTGTTGCGTCATGGGGCTGCGGCCGTCGAATTCGCATTCATCGCCCCGTTGATGATCTTCTTGACCTTCGGGCTGATCGAACTTGGAAGACTCAGCATGCTTCGTGACAGTGCGATTCATGCCACCCGCGAGGGCGCTCGAGTTGCAATCAAGCCATCGGCAACGACGAGCGAAATTTCCTCTCGAGTGGAGGAAGAACTTGGTTTGATGGGGATCAGTGGCGGCAGCTCAACCGTCGATTTCACGAGCGACGGTTCCACCGGAGTGGAATTGGTCACAGTCAACGTTTACATCCCAATTGGC
The nucleotide sequence above comes from Rhodopirellula bahusiensis. Encoded proteins:
- a CDS encoding Tad domain-containing protein, giving the protein MSSKSIIQLRYCIQEPESRRGAAGIFGLILCVALFTVLAVVSEFAYINTARTELSRSADSAALAGAWALYDARVNGDHDGVSQVKSSADLISSANHIGQVQAHVGSVDHAVEIGSYDHATLVFEPMNDWASANAVRVNLHLTNSAHGELPLQLAGLTGRKSQSLRQSVTAAFQHNISGFKRPPNNGTKIDILPIALDEETWQLVSDKQTSDDLMYFNGSVVEGSDGFHECSLYPTGTGAPGNRGTVDIGSSNNSTSDLRRQILYGISQDDFDALGRELVFDEHGELSLNGDTGISAGIKAELSSIIGEKRIIPIFRKVHGNGNNANYTIVRWEGVRILSVKLTGPMKKKHLTIQPTPMIARGCEFDFAGNVHSEFLYSPAMLVD
- a CDS encoding TadE family protein translates to MKRSLKGRPASRRPAESRFSWERRSRKKTECNASTSRRSSLLRHGAAAVEFAFIAPLMIFLTFGLIELGRLSMLRDSAIHATREGARVAIKPSATTSEISSRVEEELGLMGISGGSSTVDFTSDGSTGVELVTVNVYIPIGENSWLPNTLAMGHTNIEGSTTMRRESSN